The proteins below are encoded in one region of Kineosporia corallincola:
- a CDS encoding MFS transporter, producing the protein MTEQAVAATTSGRRYRLLLPTILLGNALNVIDAFIVNVAAPTVARDLHASSGELILIISGYSIAYACFLSTGGQLGDLFGHRTMFVWGMAGFVVSSAFAGLISDPALLVAGRVLQGLAAAAVVPQVLAMITTYFEGPERTRALSVFGIVMGVAGATAQLLGGLLVTALSWRAVFLFNVPVAVIGVALALWIIPADVVDRRRGSAAARTDPVGSLLLAGALSAVLVPSAFLSITGFDLRWWLLFAFTLVLAGVLIVRSRRREVRGRRSIVSLTVLRSRSFSHGAVGAFFLFFAYAGVMLVSTIALQQVAGFGSLAAGFILVTYSLGFLLGSWLTRAYAQSLRQWIYAIGGAAFALGCVGFSATALVVDDLRNGGAAIAVSLLVAGFGQSTLMVPLMGSSLADVGATERGIAAGMWGTNQQVAISVGTVVSGTVFYALVDGIGAGGAVVAVYLLLAGACAVAGTWMTYSVRRVVHGQDRCGPHR; encoded by the coding sequence ATGACCGAACAGGCCGTCGCGGCCACGACGTCGGGGCGGCGGTACCGGCTGCTGCTCCCGACGATCCTCCTGGGGAACGCGCTGAACGTGATCGACGCGTTCATCGTCAATGTCGCCGCGCCCACGGTGGCCAGGGATCTGCATGCGAGCTCGGGCGAGCTGATCCTCATCATCTCCGGGTACAGCATCGCCTACGCCTGTTTCCTCTCCACCGGGGGCCAGCTCGGCGACCTGTTCGGGCACCGCACGATGTTCGTCTGGGGCATGGCCGGTTTCGTGGTCTCGTCCGCCTTCGCCGGGCTGATCTCCGACCCGGCCCTGCTCGTGGCCGGCCGGGTTCTCCAGGGCCTGGCCGCGGCGGCGGTGGTGCCCCAGGTCCTGGCGATGATCACCACGTACTTCGAGGGACCCGAACGAACTCGCGCCCTGTCCGTTTTCGGCATCGTGATGGGCGTTGCCGGAGCGACCGCGCAGTTGCTGGGGGGCTTGCTGGTCACGGCGTTGTCCTGGCGAGCCGTGTTCCTGTTCAACGTCCCGGTGGCCGTCATCGGTGTGGCCCTGGCGCTGTGGATCATCCCGGCGGACGTCGTCGACCGGCGCCGTGGATCAGCGGCCGCACGGACGGACCCGGTCGGTTCCCTCCTGCTCGCCGGCGCGCTGTCGGCGGTGCTGGTTCCGTCGGCGTTCCTGTCGATCACCGGGTTCGACCTGCGCTGGTGGCTGTTGTTCGCGTTCACGCTCGTTCTGGCCGGCGTGCTGATCGTTCGCTCCCGCCGACGGGAGGTGCGGGGCAGGCGCTCGATCGTGAGCCTGACGGTGCTGCGTTCGCGGAGCTTCTCCCACGGGGCGGTGGGCGCGTTCTTCCTGTTCTTCGCCTACGCCGGGGTGATGCTGGTGTCGACGATCGCGCTCCAGCAGGTGGCCGGATTCGGTTCCCTGGCAGCAGGATTCATTCTGGTGACGTATTCACTGGGCTTTCTGCTGGGTTCCTGGCTGACCCGGGCCTACGCGCAGTCCCTGCGTCAGTGGATCTACGCCATCGGTGGGGCGGCCTTCGCCCTCGGATGCGTCGGGTTCTCGGCCACCGCCCTGGTGGTGGACGATCTGAGGAACGGTGGTGCGGCGATCGCCGTTTCGTTGCTGGTCGCCGGATTCGGGCAGTCCACGTTGATGGTTCCGCTGATGGGATCGTCGCTGGCCGACGTCGGCGCGACCGAACGCGGGATCGCCGCCGGCATGTGGGGCACCAATCAGCAGGTGGCCATCTCGGTCGGCACCGTCGTGTCCGGAACGGTCTTCTACGCGCTCGTCGACGGCATCGGGGCCGGCGGGGCGGTGGTCGCGGTGTACCTCTTGCTCGCGGGGGCATGCGCCGTGGCAGGAACCTGGATGACGTACTCAGTACGTCGTGTCGTCCACGGGCAGGACCGGTGCGGCCCGCACCGCTGA